The DNA sequence CGCGGAGCCGTCACCTGGGTGGAGCCCGGCACGGTCCTGGCCGTCATTTCCCCCGCCCGCGAGGGGCGGCCGGGGACCAACGTGCTCGGACTCACGATCCCGGTGCCCCGTCCCAAGACGGTGACCGTGAAGGCGGGCAAAGGATGCCAGCTTTCCGAAGATGGTACGCAGATTGTGGCCGTCGAGGCGGGCCGGCCGTACGTTGCGGGCAGCGCCGTGGGCGTTCTACCCGTCTACGAACTGAAGGGCAACGCGGACGTCAGCACGGGGCACGTCCGGTTTCGCGGGGATGTCTACGTGCGGGGCGACGTGCTGGAGGGCCTGGAGGTGCAGGCAGGCGGGCAGGTGCGCGTCGGTGGGCTGGTGAGCCATGCCCGGGTGCATGCCGGCGGCAACGTCATCGTGGGTCGCACCATCATCGGAAGCCACGTGGAGGCCGGCGGGCAGGGTGCGTCCGTGCACGAGGTGCTGCCGGTGCTCTCGGCGGTGGGAGGGCAGCTCCAGGCGCTGATCAACGCCGCCCGGCAATTGCGCCGGCAGATCGACGAGATCGAGCGCACCGGAAGCGGCGTGCAGCTTTCGGACGGCGAGATCCTGAAGCGGTTGCTGGAGCGGAAGTTCTGGGAGCTCCCAAAGCAGGCCCGCAAACTCGGCGAACTGAGGGACCGGCTGGACGCCATCTACAGCGACGGGCGCCGGATCGCGGAGCGGACCGTGCAGCTGCTGGTCGGAGCCGGGCCGCTGCGGCTGCGGAGCATCACCGAGCTTTCGGACCTGGCTGCGGAACTCCAGCAGGTGGTGGCCTCCGTCGAGTCCATGACGGCCCAGGAGGCCGACGTGATGGTGTACAGCGTTCAAAACTCCCGCATCGAGGCCAGCGGGCGCATCATCATCCGCGGGTCGGGGGCGTTCAACTCGACGCTGGTCGCCGGGCGGAGCGTTGAGGCGCGGCGGGGCGTCATCCGGGGCGGCCAGATTACCGTCACGGAGGGCGACGTGATGGTGCGGGAACTGGGTGGCCCCACCGGCGTGCCGACCTCGGTGGCGGTGGCGCGCAAGGGGAAGATCGTCGCCGCGGTTGTCTATCCCCACGTCACCGTCAGCATTGCGGGGCAGAAGCACCCCTTTTCCGACGGCGCCCGATCGCTTCGCGCTTACCTCTCGGCCGACGGCACCCTGGCTGTCCAGCACCTGAAGGCCGACTTCAACGGTGGTGAACGGCGTGCCACCCGGCGGCTGGTTGAGAACGAGCGCGCCGCCGAAGGGGAAGAGGGGAACGCCGAGTAGGGGGCAGCGGGTGCGGCAGCGCCATGGGCACTGACCGGAAGGAACCAACGCTCGAGTTCCAGGCTTTCAAGCGAAGGCTTCGGGAGCTATGCGGATTTGACCTGGACTCCTACAAAGGGCCCCAGATGGAGCGGCGCACCCGCCAGTGGATGGAGCGGCGGGGCATCCCCTCCATGGGTGCGCTGATTCGCCGCCTTGAGGCAGACAAGAAGGCGCGCAGCGACTTCCTGGATTACCTCACCATCAACACGTCGCAGTTCTTCCGGGACCCCGGCACGTGGGAGGCGCTGCGCGTGCGGGTCCTGCCGGGACTGCTGGCCTCTTTCGGCCACCTGCGCATCTGGAGCGCGGCCTGCAGCATCGGCGCGGAGCCCTACACGCTGGCCATCATCCTGGACGAGATGGGGCAGGGCGGGCGCCACTACCTGCTGGCCACGGACATCGACGAGGACGCCCTGGCCAGGGCGAAGGTGGCCGAATACCACGACCTGCACCTGCCGAGCCTGCCGGCGAGTTCACGCCAGCGGTACTTCACCCGGACGCCCGGCGGGATGTGGCGCCTCGATGCCGCCCTTGCGGCGACGGTTCGCTTCCGGCGCCACGACCTGCTCCGAGAGCCATACCCGCTGGGCTTTCACCTCATCCTGTGCCGGCACGTGATGATCTACCTGACCCAGGAGGCGCAAAGCTTTCTGCTTACCCACCTGGCGCAGGCGCTGGTGGCGGGCGGCTACCTCGTCGTGGGCGGCCCGGAGCAGATCGCCCGGCCTGACGAGTTTGGGCTCGAGCGGATCGAGCATTCCATCTACCGCCGCCCGCCGGCAGGGCCTTCCGTCAGCCAAGCAGGAGCGGCAACTGCAAGTACAAGAGCAGCGTGGCCAGGGCGAGCGACGGGATCGCTGTGACGGCGCCCGGCCAGAACCACTCCAGGAAGCCCACGTGTCGGCGCTCCTGACGCTCGAGCAGGCCCAGCGCCACGATGTTGGCGGTGCTGCCGATGAGGGTCAGGTTACCCAGGATG is a window from the Bacillota bacterium genome containing:
- a CDS encoding FapA family protein, which translates into the protein MNKTRDGSAHSPLPDVDLADILTPGECEAVQIGSGDPAGSVSGLPGNPAPSPASASAPPVSSEPAPTLLEVVDGRLRVIPGSPVGARPLIEPGTGVTIWVNGAAITRPRRIEPTDEVSAEADVVEPHLSVSVKVTQDQMQAYLIIERTRGARYALADAPPTLQLKVEARLVEEIPAPRPGLEEIKEALEKAGVRFGLKSEAIERALRELPSEPVLVAEGEPPLPPVDGRVEFAFEERTLPPVDLEAERIDLFERGAVTWVEPGTVLAVISPAREGRPGTNVLGLTIPVPRPKTVTVKAGKGCQLSEDGTQIVAVEAGRPYVAGSAVGVLPVYELKGNADVSTGHVRFRGDVYVRGDVLEGLEVQAGGQVRVGGLVSHARVHAGGNVIVGRTIIGSHVEAGGQGASVHEVLPVLSAVGGQLQALINAARQLRRQIDEIERTGSGVQLSDGEILKRLLERKFWELPKQARKLGELRDRLDAIYSDGRRIAERTVQLLVGAGPLRLRSITELSDLAAELQQVVASVESMTAQEADVMVYSVQNSRIEASGRIIIRGSGAFNSTLVAGRSVEARRGVIRGGQITVTEGDVMVRELGGPTGVPTSVAVARKGKIVAAVVYPHVTVSIAGQKHPFSDGARSLRAYLSADGTLAVQHLKADFNGGERRATRRLVENERAAEGEEGNAE
- a CDS encoding protein-glutamate O-methyltransferase CheR: MGTDRKEPTLEFQAFKRRLRELCGFDLDSYKGPQMERRTRQWMERRGIPSMGALIRRLEADKKARSDFLDYLTINTSQFFRDPGTWEALRVRVLPGLLASFGHLRIWSAACSIGAEPYTLAIILDEMGQGGRHYLLATDIDEDALARAKVAEYHDLHLPSLPASSRQRYFTRTPGGMWRLDAALAATVRFRRHDLLREPYPLGFHLILCRHVMIYLTQEAQSFLLTHLAQALVAGGYLVVGGPEQIARPDEFGLERIEHSIYRRPPAGPSVSQAGAATASTRAAWPGRATGSL